The Manis javanica isolate MJ-LG chromosome 2, MJ_LKY, whole genome shotgun sequence genome contains a region encoding:
- the TBC1D2 gene encoding TBC1 domain family member 2A isoform X1 gives MEGAQERPPESRPSAPGSEEPARWACGPEMLPPEESEGCARPLETSPKKLCGYLSKFGGKGPMRGWKSRWFFYDERKCHLYYSRTAQDANPLDSVDLSSAIFDCKADAEEGTFEIKTPSRTITLKATTRQVMLYWLQQLQMKRWEFHNSPPAPPAAPDAALPENVPTLHLELEQEAAEPEEFLCPVKTPPGLVGMAAALQPVPAMPLALQNISLKHLGTEIQNRMYNIRGNRQAQGTGHGPPGEDSPLIREPQREGQPSAPSPSTLAWKDPVDSPKTIPKSSLTANLIQKAKRQNNTFPLFAEGLTRNRTAQEKVLTLEQQVLMLNKELKSQKELVRILHKALEAAQQEKRASSAYLAAAEDKDRLELVRHKVRQIAELHRRVEALEQERESLAHMANLREQQVQELQRHVQLLMDKNEAKQQVICKLSEKVTQDFMHPPSQPTVPLDAGDRDFLSQQEKMEHLKDDIEAYRTQNHFLNSEIHQVTKIWRKVAEKERALLMKCAYLQAKSCQADSKHLAGLRRLQEAVGSKASECSELLKHLIQEALQWEASDASGDSVELSPISEYDEYGFLTVPNYEVEDLKLLAKIQALEVHSHHLLAHEAVEQPLRERWATLGDLAPSVELKQLLRAGVPQEHRPRVWRWLVHLRIQHLQAPGRYQELLSRGQACEHPAARQIELDLNRTFPNNKHFTCPTSSFPDKLRRVLLAFSWQNPAIGYCQGLNRLAAIALLVLDEEESAFWCLVAIVETIMPADYYSKTLMSSQVDQWVLRDLLSEKLPKLMAHLGQHRVDLSFITFNWFLVVFADSLISNILLRVWDAFLYEGIKVLFRYALAIFKYNEEEILRLQDGLEIYQYLRFFTKTICNSQKLVNIAFNDMNPFPMKQLRQLRAAHRERLEAELQELEQLKAEYLETQASQSPAVPNGCTSEDEAEGEA, from the exons ATGGAGGGCGCCCAGGAGAGGCCCCCGGAGTCTCGCCCCTCCGCCCCGGGGTCGGAAGAGCCTGCCCGCTGGGCCTGCGGCCCTGAGATGTTGCCTCCGGAGGAGTCGGAGGGCTGCGCCCGGCCCCTGGAGACGTCCCCCAAGAAACTCTGTGGATATTTAAGTAAGTTTGGGGGCAAAGGACCCATGCGGGGCTGGAAATCCCGCTGGTTCTTCTACGACGAGAGGAAATGTCACCTGTATTATTCGCGGACTGCGCAAGATGCCAATCCCTTGGACAGCGTAGATCTCTCCAGTGCAATCTTTGACTGCAAGGCGGACGCCGAGGAGGGAACTTTCGAAATCAAGACGCCCAGCCGAACTATTACCCTGAAG GCCACCACCCGGCAGGTGATGCTGTACTGGCTGCAGCAGCTGCAGATGAAGCGCTGGGAGTTCCACAACAGCCCGCCTGCACCTCCCGCCGCCCCTGATGCTGCCCTGCCTGAGAATGTGCCTACCCTGCACCTCGAGCTAG AGCAAGAGGCGGCAGAGCCGGAGGAGTTCCTGTGCCCTGTGAAAACTCCCCCTGGGCTTGTAGgcatggcagctgccttgcagccAGTCCCTGCCATGCCCTTGGCCCTTCAGAATATTTCCCTCAAGCATCTGGGAACTGAAATACA AAACAGGATGTACAACATCCGGGGCAACAGACAGGCCCAAGGAACAGGCCATGGACCTCCTGGGGAAGATTCTCCGTTGATCAGGGAGCCTCAGAGGGAGGGGCAGCCCtcggcccccagccccagcaccctAG CATGGAAAGATCCAGTGGATTCTCCAAAGACTATACCCAAGTCCTCTCTGACTGCCAATCTCATTCAGAAAGCCAAGCGCCAGAACAACACCTTCCCGCTCTTTGCTGAAGGACTCACACGGAACCGAACTGCCCAGGAGAAAGTGTTGACCTTGGAGCAGCAAGTTCTAATGCTCAACAAGGAGTTAAAGTCTCAGAAG gAGCTGGTGAGGATCCTGCACAAGGCTCTGGAGGCTGCCCAGCAGGAGAAGAGGGCGTCCAGTGCGTACCTGGCTGCGGCTGAGGACAAGGACCGGCTGGAGCTGGTGAGGCACAAAGTGCGGCAGATCGCCGAGCTGCACAGGCGGGTGGAGGCCCTGGAGCAAGAGCGGGAGAGCCTGGCACACATGGCGAACCTGCGGGAGCAGCAGGTGCAAGAGCTGCAGCGGCACGTACAGCTGCTCATGGACAAGAACGAGGCCAAGCAGCAGGTCATCTGCAAGCTCTCTGAGAAGGTCACCCAGGACTTCATGCATCCCCCTAGCCAGCCCACTGTGCCCCTGGATGCTGGCGACAGGGACTTCCTGAGCCAGCAGGAGAAGATGGAGCACTTGAAG GATGACATAGAAGCATACAGGACCCAGAACCACTTTCTCAACTCTGAGATCCATCAGGTCACAAAGATCTGGAGAAAGGTGGCTGAGAAGGAGAGGGCCCTCCTGATGAAG TGTGCCTACCTCCAAGCCAAGAGCTGTCAGGCAGACAGCAAGCACCTGGCGGGGCTGCGGAGGCTGCAGGAAGCCGTGGGGAGCAAGGCCAGTGAGTGCTCGGAGCTGCTAAAGCACCTCATCCAGGAGGCCCTACAGTGGGAGGCCAGCGATGCCTCAGGTGACAGTGTCGAGCTGAGCCCCATCAG TGAGTATGATGAGTATGGCTTCCTGACGGTGCCCAACTATGAGGTGGAAGACCTGAAGCTGCTGGCCAAGATCCAGGCGTTGGAGGTACACTCCCACCACCTGCTGGCCCACGAGGCTGTGGAGCAGCCGCTGCGGGAGCGCTGGGCTACCCTGGGTGACCTTGCACCCTCGGTTGAACTCAAGCAACTGCTGCGGGCAGGTGTGCCCCAAGAGCACCGGCCACGTGTCTGGAGGTGGCTGGTTCACCTCCGCATCCAGCACCTGCAGGCCCCCGGCCGCTACCAGGAGCTACTGAGCCGGGGCCAGGCATGTGAGCACCCTGCCGCCCGTCAGATCGAGCTGGACCTGAACCGTACATTCCCCAACAACAAGCACTTCACCTGTCCCACCTCCAGCTTCCCCGACAAGCTCCGCCGCGTGCTGCTGGCCTTCTCCTGGCAGAACCCTGCCATCGGCTACTGCCAGGGCCTGAACAG GCTGGCAGCCATCGCTCTCTTGGTTCTGGATGAGGAAGAGAGTGCCTTCTGGTGCCTAGTGGCCATTGTGGAGACCATCATGCCAGCTGATTACTATAGCAAGACGCTTATGTCATCCCAG GTGGACCAGTGGGTGCTCCGAGACCTCCTCTCAGAGAAGCTGCCCAAGCTGATGGCGCACTTGGGGCAACACCGAGTGGACCTCTCCTTCATCACCTTCAACTGGTTCCTTGTGGTCTTTGCAGACAGTCTCATCAGCAACATTCTCCTGCGCGTCTGGGATGCCTTCCTGTACGAGGGCATCAAG GTGCTGTTCCGCTATGCCTTGGCCATTTTCAAGTACAATGAGGAGGAGATCCTGAGGCTGCAGGATGGCCTGGAAATCTACCAGTACCTGCGCTTCTTCAC